From one Sulfurimonas sp. HSL-3221 genomic stretch:
- a CDS encoding redoxin family protein, translating to MRLEEQPLDIGYASEKVTLKAPDGTSQSVGGQDGKTHLIVTVPFIDDNCIAELQAIGKALPKADDVTASLIVAATSHEDPKVEGFRFLLDSDEEFADWYGVRLSGEPLDGELTKALFIISKDGALYYDEFAKNLHDPFNAETAVRKVYAAQECYTGKGCH from the coding sequence ATGCGTCTTGAAGAGCAGCCGCTTGACATCGGATACGCTTCCGAAAAGGTCACGCTCAAAGCCCCGGACGGTACGTCACAGAGTGTCGGGGGACAGGACGGTAAGACCCACCTGATCGTGACGGTCCCTTTTATAGATGACAACTGCATCGCCGAACTGCAAGCTATCGGCAAGGCCCTTCCGAAAGCCGACGATGTCACCGCGTCGCTGATCGTCGCCGCAACCTCCCACGAGGACCCCAAAGTCGAAGGCTTCCGCTTCCTGCTTGACAGCGACGAAGAGTTCGCCGACTGGTACGGTGTCCGCCTCAGCGGTGAGCCCCTTGATGGGGAGCTGACCAAGGCCCTGTTCATCATCTCCAAGGATGGTGCACTCTACTACGATGAATTTGCCAAGAACCTGCATGATCCGTTCAACGCCGAAACGGCCGTACGGAAAGTCTACGCTGCGCAAGAATGCTATACCGGGAAAGGATGCCACTAA
- a CDS encoding SIR2 family protein, whose protein sequence is MSETMTTTETKDYSELIETIKKEIRNQTTVPYFGLGIFKGITTKEGEQMPFDSDSMILMMNNGRAMSPRLMFEYSRAAMHLEQRRGVDYIQQMTNWIYTKEFEPTPLHKAILNMSPRYIIDTNRDAKLQEMLAFEPHTFIIGKSRILDNDYRYEIYEWDVENKKYFQVDEEALDDAQKILFKPMGSPLPDPSFVISDADYVDWLTEAMGGYAVPSVLKTYRKTKKYLFMGTYFDRDTDRMVANELTHDLEGGYFITDQELGKKEKKFVEKHNLEVIEMTLEAFTEAFI, encoded by the coding sequence ATGAGCGAAACAATGACCACAACAGAGACCAAAGACTACAGTGAACTGATCGAAACGATCAAGAAAGAGATCCGCAACCAGACGACCGTCCCCTATTTCGGACTGGGAATCTTCAAAGGCATCACGACCAAAGAGGGCGAACAGATGCCTTTTGACTCGGATTCGATGATCCTGATGATGAACAACGGCCGCGCCATGAGCCCGCGCCTGATGTTCGAATACTCCCGTGCCGCCATGCACCTGGAGCAGCGCCGGGGCGTCGACTACATCCAGCAGATGACCAACTGGATCTACACCAAGGAGTTCGAGCCGACGCCGCTGCACAAGGCGATCCTGAACATGTCGCCGCGCTACATCATCGACACCAACCGCGATGCCAAGCTGCAGGAGATGCTCGCATTCGAACCGCACACGTTCATCATCGGGAAGTCCCGTATCCTTGACAACGACTACCGCTACGAGATCTACGAGTGGGATGTCGAGAACAAGAAGTACTTCCAGGTCGACGAAGAGGCCCTCGACGACGCCCAGAAGATCCTCTTCAAGCCGATGGGTTCCCCGCTGCCGGACCCGAGCTTCGTCATCTCCGACGCCGACTATGTCGACTGGCTGACCGAAGCGATGGGCGGCTATGCCGTCCCGTCCGTCCTCAAAACCTACCGCAAGACGAAAAAGTACCTCTTCATGGGCACCTATTTCGACCGCGATACCGACCGTATGGTCGCCAACGAGCTGACACACGACCTCGAAGGCGGTTACTTCATCACCGACCAGGAGCTCGGTAAAAAAGAGAAGAAATTCGTCGAGAAACACAATCTCGAAGTGATCGAGATGACGCTCGAAGCCTTCACCGAGGCCTTTATCTAA
- a CDS encoding ClpP family protease: MPYIPTVKDRTPRGERYFDLFSKLMGDRVVMITEPIDDHMMGIIVSQLLYLEAEDSEEPIHMYISSPGGSVMAGLAILDTMQLISAPVYTYGLGMVASMAAVLFTCGEPGHRYVLPNAEVMIHQPLGGAQGQASDIEIQANHIISLKRRLYKILSEATGATVKTIEKASDRDNYFIAEDAIKFGLADQILNAITKKEV; the protein is encoded by the coding sequence ATGCCATACATACCAACCGTAAAAGACAGAACCCCCCGGGGCGAACGCTATTTTGACCTTTTTTCCAAACTGATGGGCGACCGTGTCGTCATGATCACCGAACCGATCGACGACCACATGATGGGGATCATCGTCTCCCAGCTGCTTTATCTTGAAGCCGAAGATTCCGAAGAGCCGATCCACATGTATATCAGTTCTCCGGGCGGTTCGGTGATGGCGGGCCTCGCCATCCTCGACACCATGCAGCTGATCAGCGCACCGGTCTACACCTACGGCCTCGGGATGGTCGCTTCCATGGCAGCCGTTCTCTTTACCTGCGGCGAACCGGGACACCGCTACGTACTCCCCAACGCCGAAGTGATGATCCACCAGCCCCTCGGTGGTGCACAGGGCCAGGCCAGCGACATCGAGATCCAGGCCAACCATATTATCAGCCTGAAAAGACGTCTCTACAAGATCCTCTCCGAAGCCACCGGCGCGACAGTCAAAACCATTGAGAAAGCCAGCGACCGTGACAACTATTTCATTGCCGAAGATGCTATCAAATTCGGTCTGGCGGACCAGATCCTCAATGCTATTACGAAAAAGGAAGTCTGA
- the clpX gene encoding ATP-dependent Clp protease ATP-binding subunit ClpX: MSTKEEKTCSFCGRKQSEVKKMFSSENTNICNECVTTCSNILQKEVRYEQQEKLHQELPKPAKIVDFLDKYIIGQEDAKKVLAVALYNHYKRIENPIYNNVELEKSNIMLLGPTGSGKTLLAKSLAKIMNVPFAVADATALTEAGYVGEDVESILSRLLAAANYDIEAAQRGIIYIDEIDKIARKSESATMGRDVSGEGVQQGLLKILEGSEVYVPVKGSRKNSTTETVLFDTTHVLFVCGGAFVGLVPDKHTKRTNKVGFAKVQKSEMAADFKVDQRALVHYGIIPEFIGRIPVIAQLRELTKDQMVQILQEPDNALIKQFQALFEMDGITLEFEDKALEAIAQQAIDKGVGARGLRGIIEEAMLPLQYSCPSRDNLESVTITEAVVADPTTEPIYTFKKEDESAEA; encoded by the coding sequence ATGAGTACCAAAGAAGAAAAAACATGTTCGTTCTGCGGGCGTAAGCAGAGCGAAGTGAAAAAAATGTTCTCTTCGGAGAACACCAATATCTGTAACGAGTGTGTCACGACCTGTTCGAACATCCTGCAAAAGGAAGTCCGCTACGAACAGCAGGAGAAACTGCACCAGGAGCTGCCGAAGCCCGCGAAGATCGTCGATTTCCTCGACAAGTACATTATCGGTCAGGAGGACGCGAAAAAAGTTCTCGCCGTCGCGCTGTACAACCACTACAAGCGGATCGAAAACCCGATCTACAATAATGTCGAGCTGGAAAAATCGAACATTATGCTGCTCGGACCGACGGGGAGCGGTAAGACGCTGCTCGCCAAGTCCCTGGCGAAGATCATGAACGTCCCCTTCGCCGTCGCCGATGCCACGGCCCTGACCGAAGCGGGCTACGTCGGCGAAGACGTCGAGAGCATCCTCTCACGCCTCCTCGCCGCGGCCAACTACGACATCGAAGCCGCCCAGCGCGGGATCATCTACATCGACGAGATCGACAAGATCGCCCGCAAGAGCGAGAGTGCCACGATGGGCCGCGACGTCTCCGGCGAGGGTGTCCAGCAGGGTCTGCTCAAGATTCTGGAAGGCAGCGAAGTCTACGTCCCGGTCAAGGGAAGCCGCAAAAACTCCACGACGGAGACGGTGCTCTTCGATACGACGCACGTTCTCTTCGTCTGTGGGGGCGCCTTTGTCGGCCTCGTGCCGGACAAACATACGAAGCGTACCAATAAGGTCGGCTTCGCGAAGGTTCAGAAGAGCGAGATGGCTGCCGACTTCAAAGTCGACCAGCGCGCCCTGGTCCACTACGGTATCATCCCCGAGTTCATCGGGCGTATCCCCGTCATCGCGCAGCTGCGCGAACTGACCAAGGATCAGATGGTCCAGATTCTCCAGGAACCGGACAACGCCCTGATCAAGCAGTTCCAGGCGCTCTTCGAGATGGACGGTATCACCCTCGAGTTCGAAGACAAGGCTCTCGAAGCGATCGCCCAGCAGGCGATCGACAAGGGTGTCGGTGCCCGCGGTCTGCGCGGGATCATCGAAGAGGCGATGCTGCCGCTGCAGTACAGCTGCCCCTCAAGAGACAACCTCGAAAGTGTCACGATCACCGAGGCGGTCGTCGCCGATCCGACAACCGAACCGATCTACACCTTCAAAAAAGAGGACGAGAGCGCCGAGGCGTAA
- a CDS encoding rod shape-determining protein, with product MFSKNRYAIDLGTDNTIVYEPSRGIIFNEPTCVTLNKSSGKTLCIGHEAKKMLGKTPPHLPVIRPLSQGAIANLDATVLFLKHLIKMLMRKRSLFGPAIAVSVPFDLTRYERNAVKSAGLQSGAGSVVMIKDPYSAAIGAGIDFHSPDGALLLDIGSGVTEISLLGCGGIVASHSVRSAGWDFEQDIIHHFDSVHRERISSRDAELLKLQLSRHDRGDTTEVHALSRDNALPHVLQIPKCEVREALKPSILRLGRFVKTFMRTLPPDFAPRLRDNGLYLTGGSALLGGLSGHLENALGLKTVLGRDPLLEIALGAGRIMEDRKLFAHLSAR from the coding sequence ATGTTTTCAAAAAACCGTTATGCCATTGATCTAGGAACGGACAATACCATCGTCTATGAACCCTCGCGCGGCATCATCTTTAACGAACCGACCTGCGTCACATTGAACAAAAGCAGCGGCAAAACGCTTTGCATCGGACACGAGGCCAAAAAGATGCTGGGCAAGACACCGCCGCACCTCCCCGTCATCCGCCCTCTTTCGCAAGGCGCCATCGCCAATCTCGATGCGACGGTGCTCTTTTTGAAGCATCTCATCAAAATGCTGATGCGCAAACGCAGCCTTTTTGGTCCCGCGATCGCCGTCAGCGTTCCCTTCGACCTCACACGCTACGAACGCAACGCCGTCAAATCGGCCGGCCTTCAAAGCGGAGCGGGCAGCGTCGTGATGATCAAAGACCCCTATTCGGCGGCCATCGGGGCCGGCATCGACTTCCACTCCCCCGACGGGGCCCTGCTGCTCGATATCGGCAGCGGCGTCACCGAGATCTCCCTGCTCGGCTGCGGCGGTATCGTCGCATCGCACTCCGTACGCTCTGCCGGATGGGACTTTGAGCAAGACATCATTCACCATTTCGACAGCGTGCACCGCGAAAGGATCTCATCGCGCGATGCCGAGTTGCTTAAACTGCAACTTTCCCGTCATGACAGAGGTGACACGACGGAGGTCCATGCCCTCAGCCGCGACAATGCCCTGCCCCATGTCCTGCAGATCCCGAAGTGCGAAGTACGGGAGGCATTGAAACCCAGTATCCTCCGTCTTGGCCGCTTCGTAAAAACGTTCATGCGTACCCTCCCCCCGGATTTCGCCCCACGTCTCCGCGATAACGGCCTCTACCTGACCGGAGGCAGTGCACTGCTTGGCGGTCTGAGCGGTCACCTCGAAAATGCGCTTGGGCTCAAAACCGTCCTCGGCCGTGATCCCCTCCTGGAGATCGCCCTGGGTGCCGGGCGCATCATGGAGGACCGTAAGCTTTTTGCGCATCTCAGCGCCAGGTAA
- a CDS encoding sensor domain-containing diguanylate cyclase translates to MMIGIVTAIFYKAGTLHVRMEQEILDAKQMLVTADELRQTSDDLTHFARSYAVTKDPEFKHRYYTTLDIRNGMAPRPKGYANVYWDLAKEDRERKHPLGEKKSMDAIIAELPFTPEETAKLTTAEANSNALVSLEVEAINALEGRFKDSEGMYTVRAKPDQQRAIALLHSKAYYEAKQKIMNPIDDFLSLLNDRIEGIFNALNAKLAFFEYVMFGVIVGYIFINLFIYRYLVKRNTLDRQKLEYLVEQRTQNLEASQSKLQEAQSLAHFGSWELNLATNALTWSDEVYRIFEIDRDDYDVSYELFAHFIHPDDRSLVDRTYQESVSHHAPYRIEHRLLLRDGRVKYVLESGETFYDAKGTPVRSIGTIYDITDRKQYEQTLKDREALLSAVVEQSMDGIGLVDRSGHFVMVNNAYTELVGYTKSELSRMHVFDLLPPGQEPEMFPGIIRTRQPSRREKKLRRKDGSVFLAEISATPIMIGEEERVLGIVRDVTEYRRMERALEYSARHDALTGLYNRHVLEKQLNAEVGRAERYNHPLSLFMLDIDHFKKINDTFGHQIGDMALRKVADILKKTMRKTDMTARYGGEEFVIILPESSHDEAMELAKRLCGEIAGEPYMTGGEGEFFLTVSIGVASLTKSTGSPVKLLEAADAAMYAAKRSGRNRVVSA, encoded by the coding sequence ATGATGATTGGTATTGTAACGGCCATCTTCTATAAGGCCGGGACACTCCACGTGCGGATGGAACAGGAGATTCTTGATGCCAAACAGATGTTGGTCACCGCCGACGAACTGCGGCAGACCTCCGACGACCTGACGCATTTCGCACGCTCCTATGCCGTGACGAAAGACCCCGAATTCAAACATCGCTACTACACGACCCTGGATATCCGCAACGGCATGGCACCCCGACCCAAAGGGTATGCCAACGTCTATTGGGACCTGGCGAAAGAAGACAGAGAGCGCAAGCATCCGCTGGGTGAGAAAAAATCCATGGATGCCATCATCGCGGAGCTGCCTTTCACCCCGGAAGAAACCGCCAAACTGACAACGGCGGAAGCCAACTCAAATGCGCTGGTCAGCCTGGAGGTCGAGGCGATCAACGCGCTGGAAGGGCGTTTCAAGGATAGCGAGGGGATGTACACCGTCCGGGCGAAACCTGACCAGCAGCGAGCTATTGCGCTGTTACACTCCAAGGCCTATTATGAGGCCAAACAGAAGATCATGAACCCCATCGACGACTTTCTAAGCCTGCTCAACGACAGGATCGAGGGGATTTTCAACGCCCTGAACGCCAAACTCGCCTTTTTTGAATATGTGATGTTCGGGGTCATTGTCGGATACATCTTTATCAACCTTTTTATCTACCGCTATCTCGTCAAACGCAATACGCTTGACCGGCAAAAACTCGAGTACCTTGTGGAGCAGCGTACCCAGAACCTTGAAGCCTCCCAGAGCAAACTGCAGGAGGCGCAGAGCCTGGCGCACTTCGGCAGCTGGGAACTCAACCTTGCCACGAACGCTCTGACGTGGTCGGATGAAGTGTACCGGATTTTTGAAATCGATCGGGACGATTACGACGTCTCCTATGAGCTGTTCGCACACTTTATCCACCCCGACGACAGGTCGTTGGTCGACCGGACCTACCAGGAGTCGGTCAGCCATCATGCGCCCTACAGAATCGAACACCGTCTGCTGCTGCGCGACGGCAGGGTCAAATATGTCCTCGAAAGCGGCGAAACCTTTTATGATGCAAAGGGCACGCCGGTCCGTTCCATCGGGACGATCTATGACATTACGGACCGCAAACAGTATGAGCAGACCCTGAAAGACCGAGAGGCGCTGTTGAGTGCGGTCGTGGAACAGAGCATGGACGGGATCGGTCTGGTGGACAGGAGTGGGCACTTCGTTATGGTCAATAACGCCTATACGGAACTCGTCGGGTACACGAAAAGCGAATTGAGCCGGATGCATGTGTTCGACCTGCTGCCCCCTGGCCAGGAACCGGAGATGTTCCCCGGGATCATCAGGACACGCCAACCGTCCCGGCGGGAGAAAAAGCTGCGGCGCAAAGACGGCAGTGTTTTTTTGGCAGAGATCTCCGCCACTCCCATCATGATCGGTGAGGAGGAGCGGGTGCTTGGGATCGTCCGCGACGTCACGGAATACCGGCGGATGGAACGGGCGCTGGAGTATTCGGCGCGGCACGATGCCCTGACCGGGCTGTACAACCGCCACGTTCTGGAAAAACAGCTGAATGCCGAGGTCGGCAGGGCGGAACGCTACAACCACCCGCTCTCACTCTTTATGCTCGATATCGACCATTTCAAGAAGATCAACGATACCTTCGGTCATCAGATCGGGGATATGGCGCTGCGTAAGGTGGCGGACATTTTGAAAAAAACGATGCGCAAAACCGACATGACTGCCCGCTACGGCGGCGAAGAGTTCGTGATCATTCTGCCCGAATCTTCGCATGATGAGGCGATGGAACTGGCAAAGCGTCTTTGTGGCGAGATCGCAGGGGAACCCTATATGACGGGGGGTGAAGGGGAGTTTTTCCTGACAGTGAGTATCGGGGTCGCCAGCCTCACGAAAAGCACCGGTAGTCCGGTCAAACTGCTCGAAGCGGCCGATGCGGCCATGTATGCCGCAAAGCGCTCCGGCCGCAACCGGGTCGTCTCCGCTTAG
- a CDS encoding NifS family cysteine desulfurase — protein MRVYLDNNATTKIDPLVKVKMQPFFEDLFGNPNSLHQYGMEVRPHLNKAMGKMYDALNVPDEDDILITSCATESNNTVLKGVYFKHILKNPEKNHIVTTSVEHPCILDTLHFLSDYGVDVTYVDVDENGGVSAEAIKAAVTDKTVLISMMWANNETGMIFPVEEVSAFAKENDILFHSDAVQAIGKLPVDLTKVNVDYLTFSAHKFHGPKGVGGLYVKKGKQLPNLLHGGEQMGGKRAGTLNVAYIVGMGLAMEQAAGHVDKMNTEVRRLRDKLEDALAKIPDTIIVGPRDNRTPNTVLISLRGIEGEAMLWDLNRAGIAASTGSACASESLEANPIMSAIGEDPELAHTAIRLSLSRFTTEEEIDYVIDAFTKAAERLRSISSTYGYKSEAG, from the coding sequence ATGCGCGTTTATCTCGACAACAATGCCACTACCAAGATCGACCCCCTGGTCAAAGTCAAAATGCAGCCCTTTTTCGAGGACCTCTTCGGAAACCCGAACTCCCTGCACCAGTACGGGATGGAAGTCCGCCCCCACCTGAACAAAGCGATGGGGAAAATGTACGACGCCCTGAATGTGCCGGACGAAGATGACATTCTCATCACCTCCTGTGCGACAGAGAGCAACAACACCGTACTCAAAGGGGTTTATTTCAAACATATCCTGAAAAACCCGGAGAAGAACCATATCGTCACAACCTCCGTCGAGCACCCCTGTATCCTCGACACCCTCCACTTCCTGAGCGACTACGGTGTCGATGTCACCTACGTCGACGTGGACGAAAACGGCGGTGTCAGCGCCGAAGCGATCAAAGCGGCCGTCACCGACAAAACCGTCCTTATCTCCATGATGTGGGCCAACAACGAAACGGGAATGATCTTCCCGGTCGAAGAGGTCAGCGCCTTCGCCAAAGAGAACGACATCCTCTTCCACAGCGATGCCGTCCAGGCTATCGGCAAACTGCCGGTCGACCTTACAAAGGTCAACGTCGACTACCTCACCTTCTCCGCGCACAAGTTCCACGGTCCCAAAGGGGTCGGCGGACTCTACGTCAAAAAAGGCAAGCAGCTTCCCAACCTGCTGCACGGCGGTGAGCAGATGGGCGGTAAACGCGCCGGTACGCTCAACGTCGCCTATATCGTCGGGATGGGTCTGGCGATGGAACAGGCCGCGGGCCACGTTGATAAGATGAATACGGAAGTCCGCCGTCTCCGCGACAAACTCGAAGACGCCCTGGCAAAAATCCCCGACACCATCATCGTAGGGCCGCGCGACAACCGCACACCGAATACCGTGCTTATCTCCCTGCGCGGGATCGAAGGTGAAGCGATGCTCTGGGACCTCAACCGTGCCGGCATCGCCGCGTCTACCGGTTCTGCATGTGCCTCCGAGTCCCTCGAAGCCAACCCGATCATGAGCGCCATTGGCGAAGACCCGGAACTGGCGCATACCGCCATCCGCCTCAGCCTTTCACGCTTCACGACCGAAGAGGAGATTGACTACGTCATCGACGCTTTCACCAAAGCGGCGGAGCGCCTGCGCTCCATCTCCTCAACCTACGGCTACAAAAGCGAAGCGGGCTGA
- a CDS encoding helix-hairpin-helix domain-containing protein: protein MHPDKVKRETTKTLTDLPNIGSSLAGDLRRIGINRPEQLIGQDPVELYGILCELTGSEQDPCVLDVFMSITDFMNGGEAKVWWAYTPLRKAMQKRD, encoded by the coding sequence ATGCACCCGGATAAAGTGAAGCGCGAAACGACGAAAACGTTGACGGATCTGCCGAACATCGGATCTTCGCTGGCCGGCGATCTTCGCCGGATCGGGATCAACCGTCCCGAACAGCTTATCGGGCAGGACCCGGTTGAACTCTACGGCATACTCTGCGAGCTGACGGGTTCGGAACAAGACCCCTGTGTCCTAGATGTTTTTATGTCGATTACGGATTTTATGAACGGGGGAGAGGCAAAAGTGTGGTGGGCCTATACGCCGCTGCGCAAAGCGATGCAGAAGCGCGACTGA
- a CDS encoding SDR family NAD(P)-dependent oxidoreductase, which produces MKSLTGKRAFVSGATSGIGEACARRLAAAGADLVLHGRSQEKLDALKTTLSEHGVTIDTVTFDVRDRHAVEAAMGALLEESAVDILINNAGLALGLSPLDEGDADEWEEMIDANVKGLLYVSRAVIPQMRRRNGGHILNIGSIAGKMTYPGGNVYCATKSAVHALTEAMNIDLDGTAVRVGNIAPGAVETNFSATRFGGDMHRADAVYEGYEPLHADDIADLALYILLAPPHVNIQDVLIMPTAQRNPYVLSRNG; this is translated from the coding sequence GTGAAATCATTAACAGGGAAAAGAGCCTTTGTCAGCGGGGCAACATCGGGCATAGGCGAGGCGTGCGCTCGGCGTTTGGCCGCGGCGGGTGCGGACCTGGTGCTGCACGGGCGCAGCCAGGAAAAGCTCGATGCGCTGAAAACGACACTGTCCGAGCACGGCGTCACGATCGATACCGTGACATTCGATGTCCGCGACCGGCATGCAGTCGAGGCGGCCATGGGCGCCCTGCTGGAAGAGAGCGCCGTCGATATCCTGATCAACAACGCCGGTCTGGCGCTCGGGCTCTCCCCTCTGGATGAAGGGGATGCCGACGAATGGGAGGAGATGATCGATGCGAACGTCAAGGGGCTGCTCTATGTCAGCCGCGCCGTCATCCCGCAGATGCGCCGTCGCAATGGCGGGCATATCCTCAATATCGGCTCTATCGCCGGAAAGATGACCTACCCGGGCGGCAATGTCTACTGTGCGACCAAGTCGGCCGTGCATGCGTTGACGGAGGCGATGAACATCGACCTAGACGGAACGGCCGTGCGGGTCGGCAACATCGCACCGGGGGCGGTAGAGACGAATTTCTCCGCGACCCGTTTCGGCGGCGATATGCACAGGGCCGATGCCGTTTACGAAGGGTATGAACCGCTGCATGCGGACGATATCGCCGATCTGGCACTCTACATCCTGCTGGCACCGCCGCATGTGAATATCCAGGACGTGCTCATTATGCCGACGGCACAGCGCAATCCATATGTGTTAAGCCGAAACGGGTAG
- a CDS encoding P-II family nitrogen regulator — MKKVEAIIKPFKLEDVKDALAEIGITGMTVSEVKGYGRQKGHSELYRGAEYVVDFLPKVKMEMVVEAASVDQVVDTIVEAARTGKIGDGKIFISDIEKIIRIRTGESGSEAV; from the coding sequence ATGAAAAAAGTAGAAGCGATCATCAAGCCGTTCAAGCTTGAGGATGTGAAGGATGCACTGGCTGAGATCGGTATTACCGGTATGACGGTCAGCGAAGTCAAAGGGTACGGGCGCCAGAAAGGGCACAGTGAGCTCTACCGCGGTGCGGAGTACGTCGTTGACTTCCTGCCGAAAGTAAAAATGGAGATGGTCGTCGAGGCGGCATCGGTCGACCAGGTCGTCGATACGATCGTCGAAGCGGCCCGTACCGGCAAGATCGGTGACGGTAAGATCTTCATCAGCGATATCGAAAAAATTATCCGTATCCGTACCGGCGAATCCGGCTCCGAAGCGGTATAA
- a CDS encoding 4Fe-4S dicluster domain-containing protein, producing MAVIIDDKCITCDACLQVCPVNAIVDDSDNPTGEKRYYVQPEKCVECVGIYDDPQCAAICPSIGTITWDMPFTPEFEEHFLNEEIYKLGEKNGKLKTPSFRKKKFREDIPVEDRGVGRLVEEEPEELNEAG from the coding sequence ATGGCTGTAATTATTGATGACAAATGTATCACCTGCGACGCCTGTTTGCAAGTCTGCCCGGTCAACGCTATCGTAGACGATTCGGACAACCCTACCGGCGAAAAGCGCTACTACGTTCAGCCTGAAAAGTGTGTCGAGTGCGTCGGTATCTACGACGATCCGCAGTGCGCCGCGATCTGTCCGAGCATCGGTACGATCACTTGGGACATGCCGTTTACCCCGGAATTCGAAGAGCATTTCCTCAACGAAGAGATCTACAAACTCGGCGAAAAGAACGGCAAGCTCAAAACACCGTCCTTCCGCAAAAAGAAATTCCGCGAGGACATCCCGGTCGAAGACCGCGGTGTCGGCAGACTGGTCGAGGAAGAGCCCGAAGAGCTGAACGAGGCGGGTTGA
- a CDS encoding NifB/NifX family molybdenum-iron cluster-binding protein, with protein MRIAFASSTGEKIDQHFGWSKTFHLYEVDKESATLLKVIESSDEPEEEVAKLNYKIGTIEEADILYCTQIGPKASKMVQAAGIHPVQVKEGEALQGAIDQIHEMLNTQPPLWLLRIFHKGAQRSA; from the coding sequence ATGAGAATCGCATTTGCTTCATCCACGGGCGAAAAGATCGATCAGCACTTCGGCTGGTCCAAAACCTTCCATCTGTACGAGGTCGATAAGGAGAGCGCGACGCTGCTCAAAGTTATTGAAAGCTCGGACGAGCCCGAGGAAGAAGTGGCGAAACTCAACTACAAGATCGGTACGATCGAAGAGGCGGACATCCTGTACTGCACCCAGATCGGTCCGAAGGCATCCAAGATGGTCCAGGCTGCGGGGATTCACCCCGTGCAGGTCAAGGAGGGTGAAGCGCTTCAGGGCGCGATCGACCAGATCCACGAGATGCTGAATACGCAGCCGCCCCTGTGGCTGCTGCGCATTTTCCACAAAGGTGCTCAGCGCAGCGCCTGA
- a CDS encoding 4Fe-4S dicluster domain-containing protein produces the protein MAVMITDECINCDACAPECPVAAILSNGDEKNPYDDERFYVKPETCVECVGHADAPRCAEACPTEGSIVWDMPFTVDFEEYYSKGNEDGTYKIREHKKKGLMLPSVKEQKFMDEIGMDVREGHANVSDSF, from the coding sequence ATGGCAGTAATGATTACGGATGAGTGCATCAACTGTGACGCTTGTGCACCGGAATGCCCGGTCGCAGCAATTTTGAGCAACGGTGACGAAAAGAACCCCTACGACGATGAGCGCTTCTATGTGAAGCCGGAGACGTGTGTTGAGTGTGTCGGTCATGCGGATGCGCCGCGTTGTGCGGAAGCGTGCCCGACCGAAGGTTCTATCGTATGGGATATGCCTTTTACCGTTGATTTCGAAGAGTACTACTCCAAAGGGAATGAAGACGGTACCTACAAGATCCGTGAACACAAAAAGAAAGGTCTGATGCTTCCGTCAGTCAAAGAGCAGAAGTTCATGGATGAGATCGGTATGGACGTGCGCGAAGGCCACGCCAACGTCTCTGACTCGTTCTAA
- a CDS encoding TOBE domain-containing protein yields MNKIAAVVTDIERTDIVTYITLKCNETQIRLIKTKTPVWAGVGDKVLFSFQEASVCVSKECPGKVSIENRIPGTLKKIRSKDSLCELTFESDLGTVVSLITEKACHELELEVGCEATMLLRGVDIHLEPDVVPMTVESFKKRAGTKVAP; encoded by the coding sequence ATGAACAAGATAGCCGCAGTCGTTACCGATATCGAACGCACGGACATCGTTACGTACATCACGCTCAAATGCAATGAGACCCAGATCCGTCTCATCAAAACAAAGACCCCGGTCTGGGCGGGGGTGGGGGACAAGGTTCTCTTCTCCTTCCAGGAAGCTTCGGTCTGCGTCAGCAAAGAGTGCCCCGGCAAGGTCTCCATTGAAAACCGCATTCCCGGAACATTGAAAAAGATCCGCAGCAAGGATTCGCTTTGCGAACTTACCTTCGAAAGCGATCTCGGCACGGTTGTATCGCTGATCACGGAGAAGGCTTGTCATGAGCTGGAGCTCGAAGTCGGCTGCGAGGCGACAATGCTGCTGCGCGGTGTCGATATCCACCTGGAACCCGATGTGGTGCCGATGACGGTCGAGAGCTTCAAGAAGCGTGCAGGAACGAAAGTTGCACCATAA